A genomic stretch from Enterobacter oligotrophicus includes:
- the argE gene encoding acetylornithine deacetylase has translation MKMNLPPFIEIYRALIATPSISATEEALDQSNESLINLLAGWFSDLGFNVEVQPVPGTRNKFNLLASTGHGAGGLLLAGHTDTVPFDDGRWTRDPFTLTEHDNKLYGLGTADMKGFFAFILDALRDVDVTTLKKPLYILATADEETSMAGARYFSENTAIRPDCAIIGEPTSLQPIRAHKGHISTAVRVLGQSGHSSDPARGVNAIELMHDAIGRIMTLRDSLKERYHYEAFTVPYPTLNLGSLHGGDASNRICACCELHMDIRPLPGMTLSDLDGLLNEALAPVSERWPGRLTVSELHPPIPGYECPPDHQLVEVVEKLLGEKTDVVNYCTEAPFIQTLCPTLVLGPGSINQAHQPDEYLETRFIKPTRELITQVVHHFCWH, from the coding sequence ATGAAAATGAACTTACCGCCATTTATCGAGATTTACCGCGCCCTGATTGCCACACCGTCTATCAGCGCAACGGAAGAAGCGCTGGATCAGAGCAATGAGTCTTTAATCAATCTGCTGGCGGGTTGGTTTAGCGATCTTGGGTTCAACGTTGAGGTTCAGCCCGTCCCCGGAACACGCAACAAATTTAACCTGCTCGCCAGTACCGGACACGGCGCGGGCGGCCTGCTGCTGGCTGGTCATACCGACACCGTGCCATTTGACGATGGCCGCTGGACGCGCGACCCGTTCACCCTGACCGAGCACGACAACAAGCTCTACGGTCTGGGCACCGCCGACATGAAAGGCTTCTTCGCCTTTATCCTCGATGCGCTGCGTGACGTGGACGTGACAACGCTGAAAAAGCCGCTCTACATTCTGGCGACCGCCGATGAAGAGACCAGCATGGCAGGCGCACGCTACTTCTCTGAGAACACGGCGATTCGCCCGGACTGCGCGATCATCGGCGAGCCGACTTCTCTGCAACCGATTCGTGCGCATAAGGGCCATATTTCTACGGCAGTACGCGTGCTCGGACAGTCCGGCCACTCCAGCGATCCGGCGCGCGGCGTGAACGCCATTGAGCTGATGCACGACGCCATCGGCCGCATCATGACCCTGCGCGACTCGCTGAAAGAACGTTATCACTACGAGGCGTTCACCGTGCCGTATCCGACCCTGAACCTCGGCAGCCTGCACGGCGGCGATGCGTCTAACCGTATCTGCGCCTGCTGCGAACTGCACATGGACATCCGCCCATTGCCGGGCATGACGTTAAGCGATCTGGATGGCTTACTGAACGAAGCGCTGGCCCCGGTGAGCGAACGCTGGCCGGGCCGTCTGACGGTTTCCGAGCTGCATCCGCCTATTCCGGGTTACGAGTGCCCGCCAGATCACCAGCTGGTTGAAGTGGTAGAAAAACTGCTCGGTGAGAAAACCGACGTGGTGAACTACTGCACCGAAGCGCCGTTTATTCAGACTCTGTGCCCGACGCTGGTGCTCGGCCCTGGTTCTATCAATCAGGCGCACCAGCCGGATGAGTATCTGGAAACCCGCTTTATCAAACCAACCCGCGAACTGATCACCCAGGTTGTGCATCACTTCTGCTGGCATTAA